Proteins co-encoded in one Parascardovia denticolens DSM 10105 = JCM 12538 genomic window:
- a CDS encoding ABC transporter ATP-binding protein, with translation MIEFKNVSKTFGDQTVITEESFTINSEEFFVLVGPSGGGKTTTLKMINRLVEPSSGRILLDGRDISSMPLRQLRLTIGYVLQQIALFPNMTVGQNIELIPEMKGWSKDKRTQRAKELLTTVGLDADSYYKRYPQELSGGEQQRVGILRALVANPELILMDEPFSALDPITRAQLQDLTLDLHDKLKTTVVFVTHDIDEACYMGDRICVISDGEVTQIGSPKEIKGHPANQFVADLFSHNHKRKDRD, from the coding sequence ATGATCGAATTCAAAAACGTCAGCAAAACCTTCGGGGACCAGACCGTCATCACCGAGGAAAGCTTCACCATCAACAGCGAGGAATTCTTCGTCCTGGTTGGGCCCAGCGGAGGAGGCAAAACAACGACCCTGAAAATGATCAACCGTCTGGTGGAACCCAGCAGCGGGCGGATCCTCCTGGACGGCAGGGACATCAGCTCCATGCCCTTGCGTCAGCTGAGGCTCACCATCGGCTACGTGCTTCAGCAGATCGCCCTCTTCCCCAACATGACCGTGGGGCAGAACATCGAGCTCATCCCGGAGATGAAGGGCTGGTCCAAAGACAAGCGGACCCAGCGGGCGAAGGAGCTGCTGACCACCGTGGGACTGGACGCGGACTCCTACTACAAGCGGTATCCGCAAGAACTGTCGGGAGGCGAACAGCAAAGGGTGGGGATCCTGCGAGCGCTGGTGGCCAACCCGGAGCTGATCCTTATGGATGAGCCTTTCAGCGCTTTGGATCCCATCACCCGGGCCCAGCTGCAGGACCTGACCCTGGACCTGCATGACAAGTTGAAAACCACCGTGGTGTTTGTGACCCACGACATCGATGAGGCCTGCTATATGGGCGACCGGATCTGCGTGATCAGTGATGGGGAGGTCACCCAGATCGGCTCCCCGAAGGAGATCAAGGGGCATCCGGCCAACCAGTTCGTGGCCGACCTGTTCAGCCACAACCACAAACGCAAAGACCGCGATTAG